The following coding sequences are from one Geothrix sp. window:
- a CDS encoding formyltransferase family protein, translating into MSKPTAVVCAYSSVGTAALEGLLEAGVDVVGLYTYPQGPDELWFTPPAVLAAAQGIPVTMAPGFNEDSVYDAIRELRPDFLFSFYFREMIQARFLEIPRLGAYNLHGSLLPKYRGRAPINWVLVKGELETGVTLHAMTPKPDDGFIVAQARLPIAWDETALSLTDKAAAAGRDLVRDAIPGLVDGSCPRIDQKTLGPSTYFGGRKPADSRLDFAMTAAEAFNQIRAVADPWPNAFLETPLGTAKVAWALPTGEPCPPGCYRLTPEGLLLGFADGALRLHTLKVRGLRVERPSEQARWLGELGIPGSGS; encoded by the coding sequence GTATGTGCCTACTCCAGCGTGGGGACCGCGGCCCTGGAAGGGCTGCTGGAGGCGGGCGTAGACGTGGTCGGCCTCTACACCTATCCCCAGGGACCAGACGAGCTGTGGTTCACTCCGCCCGCTGTGCTGGCCGCAGCCCAGGGCATTCCCGTGACCATGGCCCCGGGGTTCAACGAAGACTCGGTGTACGACGCCATCCGGGAACTTCGTCCGGATTTCCTCTTCAGCTTCTACTTCCGGGAGATGATCCAGGCCCGCTTCCTGGAAATTCCGCGCCTCGGCGCCTACAACCTGCACGGCAGCCTGCTGCCGAAGTACCGGGGCCGGGCACCCATCAACTGGGTGCTGGTGAAGGGCGAACTCGAGACCGGCGTCACCCTCCACGCCATGACTCCCAAGCCCGACGATGGCTTCATCGTGGCCCAGGCGCGCCTGCCCATCGCCTGGGACGAGACCGCCCTCAGCCTCACGGACAAGGCCGCCGCCGCCGGTAGGGACCTCGTGCGGGATGCCATCCCCGGCCTGGTGGACGGTTCCTGCCCGCGCATCGACCAGAAGACCCTCGGCCCCTCCACCTACTTTGGCGGTCGCAAGCCGGCCGACTCCCGGCTGGACTTCGCCATGACCGCAGCGGAAGCCTTCAACCAGATCCGGGCCGTGGCGGATCCCTGGCCCAATGCCTTCCTGGAGACCCCCCTGGGCACGGCGAAGGTCGCCTGGGCCCTGCCGACGGGAGAACCCTGCCCTCCGGGGTGCTACCGCCTCACCCCGGAGGGCCTGCTGCTCGGGTTTGCGGATGGGGCCCTGCGCCTGCACACCCTCAAGGTCCGTGGCCTGAGGGTGGAGCGCCCCTCCGAACAGGCCCGGTGGCTCGGAGAGCTGGGCATTCCCGGCTCCGGCAGCTGA